The following are from one region of the Camelus dromedarius isolate mCamDro1 chromosome 16, mCamDro1.pat, whole genome shotgun sequence genome:
- the MFSD6L gene encoding major facilitator superfamily domain-containing protein 6-like: MSANPQWDISRALGVAKLFHLVCGARDACVAPFLTLYLRQLGLAAPWVGILMGTKHLIAAVWAPVCAFLAKSYQKRRVLLIGSLLCSVGASLLMVLVPPLDRDRSCNGSHSATATVLPPGVTLTVNVTAAPSSASNHPAGARSLLAEGSPGVSGTDGFREGPGEGSQEPFSHRLDFFAGSTEGARTTSRVLHPVTSGMEDTPWEGALRVVGTSLPLLAGGTAVASPASRSAAKRNSWALDLSLEGLRWTFILSLGFMVFWELLAAPLEQVADDSLYEYLDFVDATDRYRSLWIWRLLGMSAGVCGIAALVGQLDCFLTTSGPRGVVYFYGYSLVSTLALLVSIAFPVPICRRREPSYKMVKALSLVGGDPHLIILGLTVFLIGAATSTVQDFLFWHMKDHGSSELVMGFSVALGLLGEILLHPFRSPLLRKLSRVGTVGLGLGCLAGQLLYYSFLWSWWSVLPAQILSAVSHGALWWAVGASTEDLATPGTERPLSSMFRGQFYGVGASLGSFVGGFVVMRFSLPVLYQACCVVLLLWLALFLSIQPRLPQERKVNYTKLLAMEASDTSDSEQGSERDWLVKAMKDEHSDWRG; this comes from the coding sequence ATGAGCGCCAACCCCCAGTGGGACATCAGCAGGGCGCTGGGGGTGGCCAAGCTCTTCCACCTGGTGTGTGGGGCCCGGGACGCCTGCGTGGCCCCGTTCCTGACCCTCTACCTGAGGCAGCTGGGGTTGGCCGCGCCCTGGGTGGGCATCCTAATGGGAACCAAGCACCTGATCGCAGCCGTCTGGGCTCCCGTCTGTGCCTTCCTGGCCAAGAGCTACCAGAAGCGGAGGGTGCTTCTGATCGGCTCGCTGCTCTGCTCGGTGGGAGCCAGCCTGTTGATGGTCCTGGTGCCGCCCCTGGACAGAGACCGCTCCTGTAATGGAAGTCACAGCGCGACCGCCACGGTCCTACCACCGGGGGTCACCCTAACTGTGAACGTCACCGCGGCCCCGTCGTCAGCCTCGAACCACCCAGCGGGGGCCCGCAGCCTCCTAGCCGAGGGGAGTCCTGGGGTCTCTGGAACCGATGGCTTCAGAGAAGGACCTGGGGAAGGCAGCCAAGAACCTTTCAGTCATCGGCTGGACTTCTTTGCGGGCTCCACTGAAGGAGCCAGGACCACATCCCGAGTCCTCCATCCTGTCACTTCCGGGATGGAAGACACTCCCTGGGAAGGTGCTCTCAGGGTGGTCGGTACTTCCCTCCCTTTGCTTGCTGGGGGTACAGCAGTGGCAAGTCCAGCCAGCCGGTCCGCAGCCAAGAGGAACTCCTGGGCCCTTGACCTCTCCTTGGAAGGGTTGCGGTGGACTTTCATCCTCTCCCTGGGCTTCATGGTGTTCTGGGAGCTGCTGGCAGCCCCTCTGGAGCAGGTGGCAGACGACAGCCTTTATGAATACCTGGATTTTGTGGACGCCACTGACCGCTACAGAAGCCTGTGGATCTGGAGGCTGCTGGGCATGTCGGCAGGCGTGTGTGGCATCGCAGCCTTAGTGGGGCAGCTGGACTGCTTCCTGACGACAAGTGGGCCCCGGGGTGTGGTGTATTTCTATGGCTACTCACTGGTCAGCACCCTGGCTTTGCTGGTGAGCATTGCGTTTCCCGTCCCCATCTGCAGGCGGCGGGAGCCCAGCTACAAAATGGTCAAAGCCCTGTCTCTTGTAGGCGGCGACCCCCACCTCATCATCCTTGGCCTCACCGTCTTCTTGATAGGAGCCGCCACCAGCACGGTGCAGGACTTCCTGTTCTGGCACATGAAAGACCACGGGAGCAGTGAGCTGGTCATGGGTTTCTCGGTGGCCCTGGGCTTGCTGGGGGAAATTCTGCTTCATCCGTTCAGAAGTCCATTGCTTAGGAAGCTGTCCAGGGTGGGCACGGTGGGACTGGGGTTGGGCTGCCTCGCAGGGCAGCTGCTCTATTACTCTTTCCTCTGGAGCTGGTGGTCCGTCCTGCCTGCACAGATCCTGAGCGCCGTCAGCCACGGGGCTCTGTGGTGGGCAGTCGGGGCCTCCACGGAGGACCTGGCCACTCCTGGAACGGAGAGACCTCTGAGCTCCATGTTCCGAGGCCAGTTTTACGGGGTCGGGGCCAGCCTGGGCAGCTTCGTGGGGGGCTTCGTGGTGATGCGCTTCAGCCTGCCTGTGCTCTACCAGGCCTGCTGTGTGGTCCTGTTGCTCTGGCTGGCCTTGTTCCTGTCCATCCAGCCCAGACTGCCCCAGGAGCGGAAGGTCAACTACACCAAGCTGCTGGCCATGGAGGCGAGTGACACGAGTGACTCTGAGCAGGGGAGCGAGCGGGACTGGCTTGTGAAGGCCATGAAGGATGAACACTCAGACTGGAGGGGCTGA